The following coding sequences lie in one Daphnia pulex isolate KAP4 chromosome 1, ASM2113471v1 genomic window:
- the LOC124196852 gene encoding secretion-regulating guanine nucleotide exchange factor-like has protein sequence MQLFTWGTNSHGQLGQGFESELLSVPTAAHIPEELQQSIAYNCQIAGGGNHSIVTSNGRVWAAGLDNSGQICSTEKKSTSVFSEIHALAGCNVTSVACGWDFTLFLASNGNLYGCGSNTFHQLGITSKVVNGLINLHSLDHEPFVQVSAGLRHAAAVTNTGCLQIWGIEKYVKQLTDVSGVVKTSCGQRHIVALTTKNKLLAWGGNNHGQCGQNSTTTKHIKEPLSIEWDGSNGRIENVVSGWTHSLVLTDRQHVYSWGRNTYGQLGRASYDNSFLPKRIPELEGITLIAAGSEHSMALDKFGQLWTWGWNEHGSLGNGNTENQFGPVNISHYFPSRIQSIGTGAGHSFAIVE, from the exons ATGCAACTCTTCACATGG gGAACTAATAGCCATGGGCAACTAGGACAAGGATTTGAATCAGAGCTCTTATCTGTTCCAACAGCAGCTCACATTCCGGAGGAACTTCAACAATCCATAGCTTATAATTGTCAAATAGCCGGAGGAGGCAACCATTCTATTGTCACTAGCAATGGTAGAGTTTGGGCTGCTGGACTAGACAATTCAGGGCAAATATGTTCTACTGAGAAAAAATCTACCAGCGTTTTCTCTGAAATTCATGCCCTGGCTGGCTGTAATGTTACTTCTGTTGCATGTGGTTGGGACTTCACTTTATTTCTTGCATCCAATGGAAACCTTTATGGATGTGGCTCAAACACGTTTCATCAATTAGGAATTACAAGTAAA gTAGTGAATGgattaataaatttacataGTTTAGACCATGAACCATTTGTTCAAGTCTCTGCTGGCTTAAGACATGCAGCAGCTGTAACAAACACAGGCTGTTTACAAATATGGGGGATTGAGAAGTATGTTAAGCAGCTTACAG ACGTTTCCGGTGTAGTTAAAACTTCTTGCGGACAACGACACATTGTGGCCTTAACTACTAAAAATAAGCTACTAGCCTGGGGAGGAAATAATCATGGGCAATGTGGTCAAAACAGTACAACTACAAAACATATCAAAGAGCCATTGAGTATTGAATGGGACGGGAGCAATGGAAGAATAGAAAACGTTGTTTCTGGTTGGACTCACTCTTTGGTACTCACAG ATCGCCAACACGTATATTCGTGGGGGAGAAATACCTATGGCCAACTAGGCAGAGCGTCGTATGATAATTCATTTCTCCCCAAAAGAATTCCTGAGTTGGAGGGGATCACGTTGATTGCTGCTG GTTCTGAGCATTCGATGGCTCTCGATAAATTCGGCCAGCTGTGGACGTGGGGATGGAACGAGCATGGGAGTCTTGGAAACGGAAACACCGAAAACCAATTCGGTCCTGTGAACATCAGCCATTACTTTCCCAGTAGAATCCAATCTATTGGCACTGGCGCTGGTCATTCCTTTGCGATTGTTGAATAA
- the LOC124196801 gene encoding apolipophorins-like yields MGKTSSMWALLLLVPCVLSGPILQNSCATECRSPLNPKFRYAAGQTYTYNFQARSKTWMMGTSDDEAVLEVKGQALVTFRDSCDAVLQLRQATISGLDEKVEAIELEKRPLSFSWQDGTVDSLCPDKEDPVWVVNIKRSVLSMLQHTAQFLEVPETHVIESDVIGRCPTEYTVEGTGNSIKVTKTKIPNQCSFRIDRQSSIPTVSYNVPAEIQTIPLMNSTTICEMQIKDNVIEKTECRESHLFRPLSSEEGGARTEVTSSVSLVSTTNAGAAAKLSSNRVSSTLILDPRGVQLEFQDAKDVNLVVRNICQQLAGDAPPKFVSQLFTELVHSLRKASVRDVKTAYNNLRGKKICPESTKTEKLFLDALPQAGNTASISLMVDILKENKLSARQALGWYLSMPLAKFVDLDSIKAVLPLIETASSSPVALLGLTGLARRYCSENVEQCQTSPEVLQFSTKLSKMLGNRCRADAKDEVKIISVLKALGNLGVMAAEVRTVVADCAKDSKLPTTIRLAAIEASRNSPCVKQVKDNLLNILEDKNEEAEIRIAAYQGVMRCACSHSLLRIQNVLNAEEVNQVGSYISSHLQNIRLNPNPGKERTRHLVKKLSFDKSFPADLRKFSRNMAVSHFCNINNAGWDIDTNIIYAPKSFIPRSASMNLTLDLFGQSVNLFEVGMRAENLERLLEAYLGPDGVVDKEGVSGLLEKTSDSVSQFGEGIWSRVASSTRSKRANIKTNELSNLDKIVNLKDKPANIKLDAFLRVFGSEIGMFAYRGSGNSQSKLELMDGIQSRIANAFRDLIEGAKRVEIDVARSVMFLDTAATFPTVAGFPLRLAVNGTSTVGLGLESQMDLPALLKDPLNANIKLKVNPLAVTELSASMTVDIAVAKTGIKMAATIHSSMAADFTARVQQGSTVEVKLDLPKTKMTLIDFKSAILLVQQTTDKAERNKPVKIVNEATYARGGCSDRLSAITGMRLCASSSVSIPRPLSDSSKDPAPAFPLSGSGSFAIVLEKTEPTMKGYILSATTSQEGPKATSFLMTFDTPGSKTNRKVSVKGLLTSAPTMTVKVDSKAPWGNLAVEAEMVNEADVKSVLLKVLTQEKREYYGKVNVAVTREDRKYSLATTVEAGWPQQARAIILEGGFGHEVGRAVELSLKPSGPYAKMPWAFQVTVGREFTATTQKVWLNNLEMTTPIGKALLSTEISRQDKNLVAAFNMKYGTEQKMNAVNFNGHIQSASQSDKSISYKTNVLYKSSRFPAMNVDLKWDIITSPTMLSNVLVLVHGPEVDHSTNRLYINKQVQMKGFGTKDFVFDNKFEVTYPRYALNLKLDQAVKIDQRLIKGVMSVQMDNVKVVDSELALVIAPKDPKNLYELTAKLAYPGRTFSLVDTGKKIDSNSFSVSPVLEIQPGTKIELNGKASLIRDQNGMSANMDSEVRIRGFNSPIKVSHSFQYTGDMSSMTTTNKVEWAGQPQLVLDGKLFFRTRKMPAVELAFLWNNRLDAKMEARLSRAESKMDLDMNLIRLQRRVKINSQHKFLGDSSSGSLNVAWDADRDSTKQVGVEGSFTLSSAQRLVDLKATANVESRVYSLGFNGKLGSADFTNGDHTVRMELQLPTTKKMSMTMNLSNVYQARTFSNRLEVETQTSTGNTYQINLGNNVNDWDRNMYTYNANTDVSIKGTGIEDIKWRLDSKRMVRSDKRNVEFKSLLIAPKWGQNIDSSITVEVTKDSFRVGTKYQRGPMLVTVDSAGKRSNQNGKVNVDGFIEVKAPKTTWQQSKIALVSSYDITSISNFDISEKLSIEYKSSQSITLDAKMKLSPSTADLSLMLETPFEVARRQGVILSGRFEPTNPRSEGSLVVMWSSPSQRQAQEARVEYEMERRPGQVRFKLTTATPIKSLESSELSFDVRSLEDSQIYEIDIVAGLSEDKAKLNGRINLNPAQREVDVTVTLPNYNPLRVLIRVGSQASTYTVENRIDWGTGTFTVSGTTKFINSGNFEVQMQIHSPELGINNFELKGANKMENNQRVIEFTVVRKSSTVASIKSVYGYKQDSTGVQITGSAQVSTPESPFSGSVKYLIESKKIDSADDKGILYKMEIDVTADEFVLNKVNSHLRLTTKEKSGSLVLCASSNQCYEGSFGFKNSGSRTIVAKEIYALLKTKKSGVEEVRGMRVKLSSSATKFEHTFEVLFDETKNRLVGYKVYKKDSELGLEIYTPKRITGAALEIVRGSGRQVKSQFILTVWLDKSKSPERKLVITTTAESNKMGDMEGYSTTTTIKHPMLSRELEYKIEFHKLPSVKSGRDLVHFKLDADVMDPKHQRWVFETYVKNTLADKNGRNITVEMELRSVGAQLSALLTVFGGRTAENVLLAGANLKLKEKERIEKELFVRADASESSAFLTLGSPAKQMTVEARMSVDDIVNYKRLQLSASTRIFGLSPTVYILDMNTSPHVDIRVFSKGSPENYHQLAGGLMDDRRFELALIRQLNVQRKELAAVYVTLNTSNLLTERITWKIEDLRALLTTVRARSEAIVSEVRSIRTSLTPELNTFMLKWRSFGNFKNIYEKMSVDYSKQWNQLKGEVETDESLKSVVDLMVMINSFVQKISERLEAVLEQWGDKSEMVEAAQKAIENVIETIGERLAEHIKTARKNASQLLEDLIRYIEQWKIQYGQEKGILSAMKNYYEIKSEEIRQYVAKFKLSIDERFRKLISWVESLKIGDRNVLAIWKEAISNANMDIIRERVASFLDETVLLPSEDFLNEIVKAYPETTRTAYRYGKVPISKIRFYLKRTSQLTRNISQAAESSIGDKGSLWTSMIGEVVVYDVKNGEISYQLPLSRKVNSLRDLLRVYDMESSPLKGLVISSSLRSMYREMRAKYHPALASTRLNGYASLIGSKGVITFDKKSFDLSGGSCQYLLARDFLNQDFAVAINFEQPTGDRIKKSIIFTDGADQIEIKDEQVFVNNKLLAVALPAKLKLKTITVEREENIVTVRRHSGAILRCNVVKDACTFELSPFYAGRTMGLWGTFSNEHSDDMSEPNGKISKDMISFVNSWKINKSCKDNVQTVTDSRHVMLQSMSTSGVDSNVCDNLFDDKDSDLSSCFKIVSPAPYHDLCLMSALKAKKSEPAFQRHLESLIAGYRATCQRWDVSL; encoded by the exons ATGGGAAAGACGAGCTCAATGTGGGCCTTGCTCCTCCTCGTCCCATGTGTCCTTTCAG GACCCATTCTACAAAACTCTTGTGCTACGGAATGCCGATCAC CATTGAATCCAAAATTCCGTTATGCCGCTGGCCAGACCTACACTTACAACTTCCAAGCAAGAAGCAAGACCTGGATGATGGGAACTTCAGATGATGAAGCTGTCCTTGAAGTCAAAGGCCAGGCTCTTGTCACTTTCCGTGATTCCTGCGACGCCGTTCTCCAGCTCCGACAAGCCACCATAAGCGGCTTGGACGAGAAG GTGGAAGCCATCGAACTTGAGAAGAGACCTCTTTCCTTCTCTTGGCAAGATGGTACGGTTGACTCGCTGTGCCCTGATAAGGAAGATCCCGTCTGGGTGGTCAACATTAAGAGGTCTGTCCTCTCTATGTTGCAACACACAGCCCAGTTCCTCGAAGTCCCCGAAACTCACGTCATTGAG agtGACGTGATTGGTCGTTGCCCCACCGAGTACACCGTTGAAGGTACTGGCAATTCGATCAAGGTGACCAAGACCAAGATCCCCAACCAGTGCAGCTTCCGTATTGACCGTCAATCATCTATCCCTACCGTCTCCTACAATGTTCCTGCC GAAATCCAGACCATCCCCTTGATGAACTCTACCACCATTTGCGAAATGCAAATCAAGGATAATGTCATTGAAAAAACCGAATGCCGTGAGTCTCATCTTTTCCGTCCCCTCTCATCTGAGGAAGGAGGTGCCCGTACCGAAGTCACGTCTTCCGTCTCTTTGGTCTCTACCACCAACGCCGGCGCTGCCGCTAAGCTGTCAA GCAACCGCGTTTCCAGCACCTTGATTTTGGATCCCCGTGGTGTTCAGCTTGAATTCCAGGATGCCAAGGATGTTAACTTGGTCGTCCGCAACATCTGCCAGCAACTTGCCGGTGATGCCCCACCAAAGTTTGTCTCTCAACTCTTCACTGAGTTGGTTCACTCTTTGCGCAAGGCCTCCGTCAGGGATGTCAAGACCGCTTACAACAATCTGCGTGGCAAGAAGATCTGCCCTGAATCAACCAAGACCGA gaaaCTTTTCTTGGATGCTCTTCCTCAAGCCGGAAACACCGCTTCCATCTCTTTGATGGTCGATATCCTCAAG gaGAACAAGTTGAGCGCTCGTCAAGCTCTTGGCTGGTACCTGTCTATGCCCCTTGCCAAGTTCGTTGATCTCGATTCCATCAAGGCTGTTCTG CCTTTGATCGAGACTGCATCTAGCTCGCCCGTTGCTCTCCTCGGTTTGACTGGCTTGGCCCGTCGCTACTGCAGCGAAAACGTGGAGCAATGCCAGACCAGCCCTGAAGTCCTTCAATTCTCTACCAAGTTGAGCAAAATGCTCGGCAACAGGTGCAGAGCTGACGCCAAGGATGAAGTCAAAATCATCTCCGTTCTGAAGGCTCTTGGTAACTTGGGTGTCATGGCTGCTGAAGTCCGCACTGTCGTTGCCGATTGCGCTAAGGATTCCAAGCTGCCCACTACCATTCGTCTGGCCGCCATCGAGGCTTCCAGGAACAGTCCTTGCGTGAAACAG GTGAAGGATAACTTGTTGAACATCCTCGAAGATAAGAATGAAGAAGCTGAGATCCGTATTGCCGCCTACCAGGGCGTTATGCGCTGCGCTTGCTCGCACTCTCTCCTCCGCATTCAGAATGTTTTGAATGCCGAAGAAGTCAACCAGG ttggtaGCTACATCAGCAGCCACTTGCAAAACATCAGGTTGAACCCTAATCCTGGCAAGGAGAGGACTCGTCATTTGGTCAAGAAATTGAGCTTCGACAAATCTTTCCCCGCTGATTTGCGCAAATTCTCTCGCAACATGGCCGTTTCGCACTTTTGCAACATTAACAACGCCGGATGGGATATCGACACTAACATCATCTATGCTCCCAAATCCTTCATTCCTCGTTCAGCTTCCATGAACTTGACCCTAGACCTTTTCGGCCAATCCGTCAACCTTTTCGAG GTTGGTATGCGCGCTGAGAACTTGGAACGCCTTTTGGAGGCTTACTTGGGTCCCGATGGTGTCGTTGACAAGGAAGGAGTTTCCGGACTTTTGGAGAAGACCAGCGACTCAGTTAGTCAGTTTGGTGAGGGCATTTGGAGCCGTGTGGCTTCCTCCACCCGTTCCAAGCGCGCTAATATCAAGACCAACGAGCTCAGCAACTTGGACAAG ATCGTTAACTTGAAGGACAAACCCGCCAACATCAAGTTGGACGCTTTCCTGCGCGTCTTCGGCTCAGAGATTGGCATGTTCGCTTACCGTGGATCCGGCAACAGCCAGTCCAAGTTGGAACTTATGGATGGCATCCAGTCTCGTATCGCTAACGCCTTCCGTGACCTGATTGAAGGAGCTAAGCGCGTCGAAATCGATGTTGCCCGCTCAGTGATGTTCCTCGACACTGCCGCCACTTTCCCCACTGTTGCCGGTTTCCCTCTCCGCTTGGCCGTCAATGGAACCAGCACTGTTGGTCTCGGCCTAGAGAGCCAGATGGACTTGCCCGCACTCCTCAAGGATCCCCTCAACGCCAACATCAAGTTGAAGGTGAACCCCTTGGCCGTGACTGAGCTGTCCGCCTCCATGACTGTTGACATCGCCGTCGCCAAGACCGGTATCAAGATGGCCGCTACCATCCACTCTTCAATGGCTGCCGATTTCACCGCTCGTGTGCAACAGGGCTCCACCGTTGAAGTCAAGCTGGACCTTCCCAAGACTAAAATGACTCTGATTGACTTCAAGTCCGCCATTTTGCTTGTCCAGCAGACTACCGACAAAGCTGAGCGCAACAAACCCGTCAAGATTGTCAACGAAGCCAC CTACGCTCGCGGTGGATGCTCTGATCGCTTGAGCGCCATCACTGGTATGCGCTTGTGCGCTTCTTCGTCCGTCTCTATTCCTCGCCCGTTGTCCGACTCTTCCAAGGATCCCGCTCCTGCTTTCCCTCTGAGCGGCTCTGGCTCATTCGCCATTGTCTTGGAGAAGACCGAACCTACCATGAAGGGTTACATTCTCTCAGCCACCACCAGCCAAGAGGGACCTAAAGCCACTTCCTTCTTGATGACTTTCGATACTCCCGGCTCCAAGACCAACCGTAAGGTTTCCGTCAAGGGATTGTTGACTTCTGCCCCTACCATGACCGTCAAGGTTGACTCCAAAGCTCCATGGGGCAATTTGGCCGTTGAGGCTGAAATGGTCAACGAAGCTGATGTCAAGTCAGTGCTGTTGAAGGTTCTCACTCAAGAGAAGCGCGAATATTACGGTAAAGTCAATGTTGCCGTTACCCGTGAGGATCGCAAGTACTCGCTTGCCACTACCGTCGAGGCCGGCTGGCCCCAACAGGCCCGTGCCATCATCTTGGAGGGAGGTTTTGGTCATGAAGTTGGCCGAGCCGTCGAGTTGAGCCTCAAGCCTAGCGGTCCCTACGCCAAAATGCCATGGGCTTTCCAGGTGACTGTTGGTCGTGAATTCACCGCCACCACCCAGAAGGTTTGGTTGAACAACTTGGAAATGACCACTCCTATTGGCAAAGCTCTTTTGTCCACCGAAATCAGCCGCCAAGATAAGAACCTCGTTGCCGCCTTCAACATGAAGTACGGTACCGAGCAGAAGATGAACGCCGTCAACTTCAACGGACACATCCAAAGTGCTTCCCAGTCAGACAAGTCTATCTCCTACAAGACTAACGTTTTGTACAAGTCCAGTCGCTTCCCCGCCATGAACGTCGACCTCAAGTGGGACATTATCACCTCACCTACg ATGTTGAGCAACGTTTTGGTTTTGGTGCACGGTCCGGAAGTCGATCATTCGACCAACAGACTTTACATCAACAAACAAGTCCAAATGAAGGGATTCGGCACCAAAGATTTCGTTTTTGACAACAAATTTGAAG TGACCTACCCTCGTTACGCCTTGAACCTTAAACTGGATCAGGCTGTCAAGATTGACCAACGCCTCATCAAGGGAGTTATGTCAGTCCAGATGGACAATGTCAAGGTTGTCGACAGCGAATTGGCTTTGGTTATCGCTCCCAAGGATCCCAAGAACCTCTACGAGCTCACCGccaag TTGGCTTATCCTGGTCGTACCTTCAGCTTGGTCGACACCGGTAAGAAAATCGACAGCAACAGCTTCTCCGTGTCTCCCGTTCTCGAAATCCAACCCGGCACCAAGATTGAACTCAACGGCAAAGCTTCTCTGATCAGAGATCAAAATGGCATGTCAGCCAACATGGACTCTGAAGTCCGCATCCGTGGATTCAACAGCCCCATTAA GGTCAGCCACAGCTTCCAGTATACCGGAGATATGTCTTCGATGACCACCACCAACAAGGTCGAATGGGCCGGTCAGCCCCAACTCGTCCTCGACGGTAAACTCTTCTTCCGCACCCGTAAGATGCCCGCCGTTGAGCTGGCTTTCTTGTGGAACAACCGTTTGGATGCCAAAATGGAAGCCCGCCTGTCCAGAGCCGAATCCAAAATGGATTTGGATATGAACTTGATCCGCCTCCAGAGACGCGTTAAAATCAACAGCCAACACAAATTCTTGGGAGATTCCAGCTCTGGTTCTCTCAATGTTGCCTGGGACGCCGATAGAGATTCCACCAAGCAAGTCGGAGTTGAAGGATCCTTCACCCTGTCATCGGCTCAACGCTTGGTTGATTTGAA GGCTACCGCCAACGTTGAAAGCCGTGTCTACTCCTTGGGTTTCAACGGCAAATTGGGAAGCGCTGATTTCACTAACGGTGACCACACCGTTCGTATGGAACTCCAGTTGCCGACTACTAAGAAGATGTCGATGACCATGAACCTGTCTAACGTTTACCAAGCTAGAACTTTCAGCAACCGCTTGGAAGTTGAAACCCAAACCTCTACTGGTAACACATACCAGATTAACTTGGGCAACAATGTCAACGACTGGGACCGTAACATGTACACTTACAACGCCAACACCGATGTCTCCATCAAGGGCACTGGTATTGAGGATATCAAGTGGAGATTGGACAGCAAGCGTATGGTTAGATCTGACAAACGCAATGTTGAATTCAAG AGCTTGCTCATCGCACCCAAGTGGGGCCAAAACATCGATAGCTCCATTACCGTCGAAGTAACCAAGGATTCCTTCCGTGTTGGTACCAAGTACCAGCGTGGCCCCATGCTTGTCACTGTTGATTCGGCCGGCAAGAGGAGTAATCAAAATGGCAAAGTGAACGTTGATGGCTTCATCGAAGTTAAAGCCCCCAAGACTACCTGGCAACAATCCAAGATTGCTTTGGTCTCTTCCTATGACATTACTTCCATCTCAAACTTTGAT ATCAGCGAGAAACTTTCCATCGAATACAAGTCATCCCAATCCATCACCCTCGACGCCAAGATGAAGCTTTCACCATCAACTGCCGATTTGAGCCTGATGTTGGAGACTCCCTTCGAAGTCGCCCGCCGCCAGGGTGTTATCCTTAGCGGCCGTTTCGAGCCTACCAATCCTCGCAGCGAAGGTTCTTTGGTTGTCATGTGGAGTTCCCCAAGCCAACGCCAAGCTCAGGAAGCCCGTGTCGAATACGAAATGGAACGTCGTCCCGGTCAGGTGCGTTTCAAGTTGACCACCGCTACTCCCATCAAGTCCTTGGAAAGCAGCGAATTGTCTTTTGATGTCCGCTCACTCGAAGATAGCCAAATCTATGAAATCGACATTGTCGCCGGACTTTCGGAAGATAAAGCCAAATTGAACGGCCGAATTAACCTGAACCCTGCTCAACGCGAAGTTGATGTTACTGTTACCCTGCCCAACTACAACCCCCTGCGTGTCCTTATCCGTGTTGGATCTCAGGCTTCTACTTATACCGTTGAAAACCGCATCGATTGGGGAACTG GTACTTTCACCGTGTCAGGCACCACCAAATTCATCAACAGCGGCAACTTTGAAGTTCAGATGCAGATCCACAGTCCTGAACTCGGTATCAACAACTTTGAACTGAAGGGAGCCAACAAGATGGAAAACAACCAGCGCGTCATTGAATTCACCGTCGTGAGGAAATCATCCACCGTTGCTAGCATCAAATCCGTTTACGGATACAAACAAGACAGCACTGGTGTCCAGATTACCGGTAGCGCTCAAGTTTCTACCCCCGAATCTCCATTCTCCGGATCAGTCAAGTACTTGATTGAAAGCAAAAAGATCGACAGCGCTGACGATAAAGGTATCCTGTACAAAATGGAAATCGATGTGACCGCCGACGAATTCGTCCTGAACAAGGTGAACAGCCACCTCCGATTGACAACCAAGGAGAAGAGTGGATCCCTCGTCCTCTGCGCTTCAAGCAATCAATGCTACGAAGGATCTTTCGGCTTCAAGAACTCCGGAAGTAGGACTATCGTCGCTAAGGAGATCTACGCTTTGTTGAAGACCAAGAAAAGTGGTGTCGAAGAGGTTCGCGGCATGCGCGTGAAGCTCTCGTCCAGCGCCACCAAATTCGAACACACTTTCGAG GTGTTGTTTGATGAGACCAAGAACCGTCTAGTTGGTTACAAAGTGTACAAGAAGGACAGCGAATTGGGTTTGGAAATTTACACTCCCAAGCGCATCACTGGAGCTGCTCTCGAGATTGTCAGAGGTAGCGGACGCCAGGTTAAGAGTCAGTTCATCCTTACCGTCTGGTTGGATAAATCCAAATCCCCTGAGCGCAAGCTAGTCATCACTACCACCGCTGAATCCAACAAGATGGGCGATATGGAGGGATACTCGACTACCACTACCATCAAGCACCCCATGCTGTCCCGTGAACTCgaatacaaaattgaattccaCAAGCTCCCATCAGTGAAAAGCGGTCGTGACCTCGTCCACTTCAAGCTCGATGCCGACGTTATGGATCCTAAACACCAACGCTGGGTCTTCGAAACTTACGTCAAGAACACCCTGGCTGACAAAAATGGTCGCAACATCACTGTTGAAATGGAATTGCGCAGCGTTGGAGCCCAATTGTCCGCTCTGCTCACCGTTTTTGGAGGAAGAACTGCCGAAAATGTCCTATTGGCTGGAGCTAACttgaaactgaaagaaaaggagcgcATCGAGAAGGAACTTTTTGTTCGCGCCGATGCTTCTGAAAGCTCGGCTTTCTTGACTCTCGGTAGCCCTGCCAAGCAGATGACCGTGGAAGCCCGTATGAGTGTTGATGACATTGTCAATTACAAGCGCCTGCAGTTGTCCGCCTCTACCCGCATCTTTGGACTGTCACCCACTGTCTACATCTTGGACATGAACACTTCTCCCCATGTTGACATCCGTGTCTTCAGCAAGGGATCGCCTGAAAACTACCATCAGCTCGCTGGAGGTCTTATGGACGATCGCCGTTTCGAACTCGCCTTGATCCGCCAGCTGAACGTCCAGAGAAAAGAGCTTGCTGCCGTCTACGTCACCTTGAACACCTCAAACTTGTTGACTGAACGTATTACCTGGAAAATCGAAGATCTTCGCGCACTCCTCACCACCGTTCGCGCTCGTTCCGAAGCCATCGTTAGCGAAGTCAGAAGCATCCGTACTTCATTGACTCCTGAATTGAACACTTTCATGCTTAAGTGGCGCTCTTTCGGAAACTTCAAGAACATTTACGAGAAGATGTCCGTCGATTACTCCAAGCAGTGGAACCAATTGAAGGGAGAAGTCGAAACAGACGAAAGCCTGAAATCCGTTGTTGACCTGATGGTGATGATCAACTCTTTTGTCCAGAAAATTAGTGAGCGTCTCGAAGCTGTTCTGGAACAATGGGGAGATAAGAGCGAAATGGTCGAAGCTGCCCAGAAAGCCATTGAGAACGTTATTGAAACTATTGGCGAACGTCTCGCCGAACACATCAAGACTGCCAGAAAGAACGCTTCTCAGCTGTTGGAAGACCTTATTCGCTATATCGAGCAGTGGAAGATCCAATACGGTCAGGAGAAAGGCATTCTCTCTGCAATGAaga ATTACTACGAAATCAAGTCTGAGGAAATCCGCCAATACGTTGCCAAGTTCAAGCTTAGCATCGACGAACGCTTCCGCAAGCTGATTTCATGGGTTGAGTCACTGAAGATTGGCGATCGCAACGTCCTTGCCATTTGGAAGGAGGCCATCTCT aaTGCCAACATGGACATCATCCGCGAGAGAGTTGCCAGCTTCTTGGACGAAACTGTTCTCCTGCCCTCCGAAGATTTCCTGAATGAAATTGTCAAGGCATACCCCGAAACCACTCGCACCGCCTACCGCTACGGCAAAGTTCCCATCAGCAAG ATTCGCTTCTACTTGAAAAGGACTAGCCAGCTCACCAGAAATATCAGCCAAGCCGCAGAGTCTTCCATTGGCGACAAGGGAAGCCTTTGGACTTCAATGATCGGAGAGGTTGTCGTCTACGACGTGAAAAACGGAGAAATCAGTTACCag CTGCCTCTGAGTCGCAAGGTTAACAGCCTACGCGATCTGCTCAGGGTTTATGATATGGAATCCTCCCCACTCAAGGGATTGGTCATCTCCTCTTCCTTGAGATCCATGTACCGCGAAATGCGCGCTAAATACCACCCGGCTTTGGCTTCTACTCGTCTGAATG GATATGCTTCGTTGATTGGTTCTAAGGGTGTCATCACCTTCGATAAGAAATCATTCGATTTGAGCGGCGGCAGCTGCCAATACTTGCTTGCCCGCGACTTCCTCAATCAGGACTTCGCTGTAGCCATCAACTTTGAGCAACCTACTGGCGATCGTATCAAGAAATCAATCATTTTCACCGATGGAGCCGACCAAATTGAGATCAAGGATGAGCAAGTCTTTGTCAACAACAAGCTTCTCGCCGTCGCTTTGCCCGCCaaacttaaacttaaaacCATCACTGTCGAACGCGAAGAAAACATTGTAACCGTCAGACGCCATTCAGGTGCCATTCTTCGCTGCAACGTCGTTAAAGATGCTTGCACTTTTGAGCTGAGTCCCTTCTATGCCGGCCGTACTATGGGTCTTTGGGGCACTTTTAGTAATGAACACTCTGATGATATGAGCGAGCCCAACGGAAAG ATCAGCAAAGATATGATTAGCTTCGTCAATAGCTGGAAAATCAACAAGAGCTGCAAGGACAACGTTCAAACCGTCACCGACTCTCGTCATGTTATGTTGCAGTCGATGTCGACTTCCGGAGTTGATTCTAACGTTTGCGACAATCTCTTCGACGACAAGGATTCCGATCTGAG TTCCTGCTTCAAGATCGTTTCTCCTGCTCCTTATCACGATCTGTGCCTCATGTCTGCTTTGAAGGCCAAGAAATCTGAACCTGCTTTCCAACGTCATTTGGAAAGCTTGATCGCTGGCTACCGCGCTACTTGCCAACGATGGGATGTTTCTC TGTAA